In Xyrauchen texanus isolate HMW12.3.18 chromosome 35, RBS_HiC_50CHRs, whole genome shotgun sequence, one DNA window encodes the following:
- the LOC127628420 gene encoding calmodulin-binding transcription activator 1-like isoform X8, translating to MDSEIEDNQFRMSILERLEQMEHRMAEMAGQQQQSSGGTAGAGGGGGGNGGSDSQSQCVSGQAGSSFESRVVVVCEKIMNRACWAKSKHLIHSKTFRGMTLLHLAAGQGYATLIQTLIKWRTKHADSIDLELEVDPLNVDHFSCTPLMWACALGHLEAAIVLYKWDRRALAIPDSLGRLPLSIARSRGHTKLAECLEQLQREEQQQTPSSLPPTSSMSFSPNPDIPTSNSWMVNWSSDSMVAPNRQSTGTATTTTTSCTNQNPDLRRPRSEPSNYYSNECQRDLPLAKKHKPNPEFAHAQLDKPMSVPLSMEQQKQNLSTSPKTLPSNPTSPEKNVSKEGLGTGGIPPAKTGSFRGGHKWSSREVLRKGSGSGGSSIGKEKLASRLRQRGEPLSMLGMGGREMVNTEMLSYKDDLENQDCLSHMEDLQANMMSLAEHIIEATPERIKQEHFPLVESAPLDNSGLTNTMSWLASYLGDVEHLPSIIHLSPIYSETLTPSSNPSLSLGNSSMREGLFEKPKLPAPAEWSEFLQTSNSKVERELAQLTLSDPEQRELYEAARLVQTAFRKYKGRPLHEQQEVATAVIQRCYRKYKQLTWIALKYALYKKMTQAAILIQSKFRSYHEQKKFQQSRRAAMLIQQCYRSYREFGRLRPHHRVATAALVQHKLRSSLLTKRQDQAARKIMRFLRRCRHRVRELRKAREHESVQKSPLTM from the exons ATAACCAATTCAGAATGTCCATCCTGGAACGGCTGGAACAGATGGAGCACAGGATGGCTGAGATGGCCGGTCAGCAGCAGCAGAGCAGCGGAGGAACAGCAGGGGCTGGAGGGGGAGGAGGAGGCAATGGAGGCTCTGATAGCCAGTCTCAG TGTGTCTCGGGACAGGCAGGAAGCTCCTTTGAGAGTCGTGTTGTAGTTGTTTGTGAAAAGATAATGAACCGGGCCTGCTGGGCCAAGTCTAAACACCTGATTCACTCCAAAACCTTCAGGGGCATGACCCTGCTTCACCTTGCTGCAGGCCAGGGCTATGCCACCCTCATCCAGACTCTCATCAAATGGCG CACAAAGCATGCAGACAGCATTGATCTGGAGCTTGAGGTGGATCCTCTCAACGTGGATCACTTTTCTTGTACTCCACTG ATGTGGGCTTGTGCTTTGGGTCACCTAGAGGCAGCAATAGTCTTGTATAAATGGGACCGGAGAGCACTGGCCATTCCAGACTCCTTGGGCCGCCTGCCTCTTTCCATCGCCCGCTCCCGTGGCCACACCAAGCTTGCGGAGTGCCTGGAGCAGCTCCAGAGGGAGGAGCAGCAGCAGACTCCTTCCTCCCTCCCCCCAACCTCCAGCATGTCTTTCTCTCCTAACCCTGACATCCCCACCTCCAATAGCTGGATGGTCAACTGGAGCAGTGACAGTATGGTGGCTCCCAACAGGCAGAGCACTGGTACAGCCACCACCACAACAACCTCTTGCACCAACCAGAACCCTG ATTTGAGAAGGCCAAGATCAGAGCCTTCCAACTATTACAGTAACGAGTGCCAGCGGGATCTTCCTCTTGCCAAGAAACACAAGCCCAACCCTGAGTTTGCGCATGCACAGCTGGATAAACCAATGTCAGTTCCCTTGAGCATGGAGCAGCAGAAACAAAATCTGTCAACCAGCCCTaagaccctcccctccaacccAACCAGCCCTGAAAAGAATGTCTCTAAGGAGGGTTTGGGGACAGGGGGGATCCCACCAGCTAAGACGGGGTCTTTCCGTGGAGGGCATAAGTGGAGCTCTAGAGAGGTTCTCAGGAAGGGCAGTGGCAGTGGTGGCAGCAGCATTGGGAAGGAGAAACTGGCCAGCCGCCTCAGACAGCGTGGGGAACCCCTGAGCATGTTAGGAATGGGGGGGAGGGAGATGGTAAACACAGAAATGCTCTCCTACAAGGATGATCTGGAGAACCAGGACTGCCTCTCACACATGGAGGATCTGCAG GCAAATATGATGAGCTTGGCGGAGCACATCATCGAGGCCACTCCGGAGCGTATCAAGCAAGAACATTTTCCACTGGTGGAGTCTGCTCCTCTGGACAACAGTGGGCTCACCAACACCATGAGCTGGCTGGCCAGTTACCTGGGGGACGTGGAACACCTGCCCAGCATCATCCACTTGAG TCCCATTTACAGTGAAACCCTGACCCCTTCCTCCAACCCTAGTCTGAGCCTGGGCAACTCCTCCATGCGTGAGGGCCTGTTTGAGAAGCCGAAATTGCCTGCCCCCGCCGAGTGGAGTGAGTTTCTCCAAACCTCCAACAGCAAGGTGGAGAGAGAACTAGCCCAGCTCACCCTGTCTGACCCCGAGCAGAGGGAACTCTACGAGGCTGCACGGCTGGTGCAGACTGCTTTCCGCAAGTACAAG GGACGCCCGCTGCACGAGCAACAGGAAGTTGCCACAGCTGTAATTCAAcgctgttacaggaagtacaagCAG CTAACATGGATAGCCTTGAAG tatGCACTTTATAAGAAGATGACGCAGGCCGCCATCCTTATCCAGAGTAAGTTCCGCAGTTACCACGAGCAGAAGAAGTTCCAGCAGAGTCGGCGGGCGGCCATGCTAATCCAACAATGCTACCGCAGCTACAGAGAGTTTGGTCGGCTGAGGCCTCACCACCGAGTGGCTACTGCTGCCTTGGTCCAGCACAAACTCAG AAGCAGTCTGCTCACCAAGAGGCAGGATCAGGCCGCCCGCAAGATCATGAGGTTTCTCCGTCGCTGCCGCCACAG AGTGAGAGAATTGAGAAAGGCCAGGGAACATGAGAGCGTTCAGAAGAGCCCCCTCACAATGTGA